One Paenibacillus sp. FSL H7-0737 DNA segment encodes these proteins:
- a CDS encoding GGDEF domain-containing protein, which translates to MHTTSQTPRQTHWNRVLLNAFWIILIVDLSIHMFVSQCLWGQHSDTLTMGEFITQSLIPDSIILTLIIILEFIYRWKPLWSELAITVASHLFALLIIINLNDELYVMSLIMLLPLLVSMIYMKSSYMIASSAVCLLYTIILFIKASNHGYVPITQTIIILLIFAATALAGFAVIGRGRDLMRSLENSVKSEQELRIQNIIMDRLSKIDPLTDLYNHKTFHEYLGWLIDHQQSNPFPMQLAVMDIDNFKKVNDSYGHSVGDIVLQKVAAILLEHVGPDDFAARFGGEEFVVILTSKTLDHSHEIMKHILTSISDTPFAEMNGKSVTVSIGMHDFIGTDSKNSTFQKADDALYEAKNTGKNKIVIG; encoded by the coding sequence ATGCATACTACATCTCAAACTCCTCGTCAGACCCATTGGAATCGCGTGCTGCTTAATGCATTCTGGATCATCCTGATTGTGGATTTAAGTATTCATATGTTTGTTTCTCAATGCCTATGGGGCCAACATTCGGATACCCTAACCATGGGAGAGTTTATTACTCAGTCGCTGATTCCTGATTCCATCATATTGACTTTGATCATTATTCTGGAATTTATCTATAGATGGAAACCCTTATGGTCCGAGCTAGCTATTACAGTAGCGAGCCATTTATTTGCGCTTCTGATTATCATCAATCTCAATGATGAACTGTATGTAATGTCATTAATTATGCTGCTGCCGCTGCTTGTATCCATGATCTATATGAAGTCTAGTTATATGATAGCCTCTTCTGCTGTTTGTCTACTGTACACGATCATTTTATTCATCAAGGCATCTAATCATGGATATGTCCCCATCACCCAAACTATCATTATTCTTCTTATTTTTGCTGCTACTGCTTTAGCAGGCTTTGCAGTCATCGGTCGTGGGCGTGATTTGATGCGATCGCTGGAGAACTCCGTAAAGTCAGAACAGGAATTACGCATTCAGAATATAATCATGGATCGGCTATCCAAGATCGATCCTCTGACGGACCTTTATAATCATAAGACGTTTCATGAATACTTAGGATGGCTGATCGATCATCAGCAGAGTAATCCATTTCCCATGCAGCTAGCCGTTATGGACATCGACAACTTCAAAAAAGTAAATGATTCCTATGGGCATTCCGTTGGAGATATCGTATTACAAAAGGTTGCAGCGATCCTCCTCGAGCATGTCGGTCCTGATGATTTCGCGGCTCGCTTTGGCGGGGAAGAATTTGTCGTCATCCTGACTTCTAAAACCCTTGATCATTCTCATGAGATTATGAAGCATATTCTAACGTCCATCTCCGATACCCCTTTTGCGGAAATGAACGGCAAAAGCGTAACCGTCAGTATCGGTATGCACGATTTTATAGGTACAGATTCCAAAAATTCTACATTTCAGAAAGCAGACGATGCACTTTACGAGGCTAAGAATACCGGGAAGAACAAAATCGTAATCGGCTAA